The following are encoded together in the Adhaeribacter arboris genome:
- the glmM gene encoding phosphoglucosamine mutase produces the protein MALIKSISGIRGTIGGKTGEALTPLDVVKFTAAFGEWVLQTTQNNTIVVGRDARLSGDMVNKLVAATLQSMGINVVDVGLSTTPTVEMAVPAKKAGGGIILTASHNPKQWNALKLLNDKGEFISDNEGKLVLQLAEKEAFEFAPVTKLGKYIQSDTALRKHIKAILELPLVDVEAIKEKNFRVVVDAVNSSGGFAVPMLLEALGVTQIEKLYCEPDGNFAHNPEPLPENLREISKVLEKGKFDLGIVVDPDVDRLALVCEDGSMFGEEYTLVAVADYVLQHNKGNTVSNLSSTRALRDVTEKAGGEYFASAVGEVNVVNLMKEKNAVIGGEGNGGIIYPELHYGRDALVGIALFLTHLAKSNLRMTRMRASYPNYYISKNKIELTPEIDVGDVLVQMQKRYAKQPVNTIDGVKIEFNKEWVHLRRSNTEPIIRIYAESETNATAEHLANKIIADIKEIISVKA, from the coding sequence GTGGCTTTAATAAAATCAATCTCAGGAATCCGAGGAACAATTGGGGGAAAAACGGGGGAAGCTCTTACTCCATTGGATGTAGTTAAGTTTACCGCCGCCTTTGGTGAATGGGTTCTGCAAACAACGCAAAATAACACTATTGTAGTAGGTCGCGATGCCCGCTTGTCCGGCGACATGGTTAATAAGCTGGTAGCGGCTACCCTGCAGAGTATGGGAATTAACGTAGTGGATGTAGGCTTGTCTACTACTCCCACCGTTGAAATGGCCGTACCCGCTAAAAAGGCGGGGGGAGGCATTATTCTAACCGCTAGCCATAATCCGAAACAATGGAACGCTTTAAAATTACTGAATGACAAAGGCGAGTTTATTTCGGATAATGAGGGTAAGTTAGTGTTGCAGTTAGCCGAAAAAGAAGCTTTTGAATTTGCTCCGGTTACTAAATTAGGTAAATACATTCAAAGTGACACGGCGCTACGCAAGCACATAAAAGCTATTTTAGAACTGCCTTTGGTTGATGTAGAAGCTATTAAGGAGAAAAATTTTCGGGTAGTAGTGGATGCCGTAAATTCCAGTGGTGGTTTTGCGGTGCCGATGTTGTTAGAAGCTTTGGGAGTGACGCAAATTGAGAAATTATACTGCGAACCTGACGGTAACTTTGCGCATAACCCAGAACCTTTACCCGAAAATCTGCGCGAAATCTCAAAAGTACTGGAAAAAGGTAAATTTGATTTAGGCATAGTAGTAGATCCGGACGTAGACCGGCTGGCTTTGGTTTGCGAAGACGGCAGTATGTTCGGCGAAGAGTACACTTTGGTAGCCGTAGCCGATTACGTATTACAACACAATAAAGGTAATACGGTGTCTAATTTGTCTTCTACCCGGGCCTTACGCGATGTAACTGAAAAAGCTGGTGGAGAATATTTTGCTTCGGCAGTTGGTGAAGTAAACGTAGTAAATTTAATGAAGGAGAAAAATGCCGTAATTGGGGGAGAAGGTAACGGAGGTATTATTTACCCGGAACTGCATTACGGTCGCGACGCCTTGGTGGGTATTGCCTTGTTTTTAACTCATTTAGCCAAAAGTAATTTGCGCATGACCCGTATGCGGGCTTCTTATCCTAACTATTACATTTCAAAAAATAAAATAGAATTAACGCCGGAAATAGATGTAGGAGATGTTTTGGTGCAAATGCAGAAACGCTACGCCAAGCAGCCGGTAAATACAATTGATGGGGTAAAGATCGAGTTTAACAAAGAATGGGTGCACCTCCGCCGGTCTAATACTGAACCTATCATCCGGATTTACGCCGAATCAGAAACCAACGCCACCGCCGAGCATTTGGCCAATAAAATCATCGCCGATATTAAAGAAATTATTTCGGTAAAAGCTTGA